The genomic segment agatcatgtcagatttggatatagctgccatttaaacagatctctcgatttatggttttggggccgtaaaaggcgcatttatgtttcgatttttccgaaatttgggacattcaattgtgctaggccccttgacatatttctgacatttggctcagatcagtttagatttggatatagcagccatataggccgatctcttgatttatggttttggacccataaaaggcgcatttattgtccaatgtctccaaaatttgggacaccgattttcgatatggcctttggcatccttctctaatttggcccagatcggtttagatttgaatacagctgccatatagaccgatctctcgatttaaggtcttgggctcataaaaggcgtatttattgtgcgatttcgctgaaacttgggacagtgagttgtgtttagcttttggacatccgtgtcctatatggttcagatcggtctatatttgaatatagctaccaaaaagacctatcggattatgacgaaagttggtttacttgtataccctaggtggtgtgTATCAAAAGTTCAGCTtagccaaacttaacgccttttacttgttcatatttgTTTTAACTGATATTTTATGCGAGATTTTTCTCTATGAAATTCGTGCCATGTGTGGTCTGAAaaggtccataacatgataaagCTCCTTGTTCAGCATCTTTAGTACCTGGGGCCATAATTCGTATCATTCAAATATAGTTTTCTCCTCCACGACACTTCTATAATCTCAACATAACTCATCTGCTGAAATCATTATTTGAAACCTACAGTCTATCAGCAGGTTTTCAAAACAAACAGTGATCATTCATGAGTGAGACTACTGTTCTAGACAGCGACAGTAAAGCGTGAGACACGTAATCTTGGAGCAAAATCGCAAAGCCCACATTTGAGCCATTTGTGATTCGTTGGTCTTTAACGCATCTGGAAgagttttctaattttaaatacctctGGAATGTGTTTGAAAGTTCCTAATGTTTGAAGCTTGTCTGCTCTATgccctgggatatatctgtggcccggcatccaaaaaatatgtatttggaACTATTCCACCACCTGGTTGAGAGatcaatgatatttgagagtggtTTTTTTATTCAGAAATGCGTTACCCAGAGATTAAATGGTTTTCCGAGAAAGTTTGGAGGTTTAAGCGAGGAAGTTTAGCTTGAAGCTTGCTCAACAGCAGCCATGGTTTGAACCACCAACGATTGCCATAGGTGTAAGGTCTTTCTCAGTATCATATTTATTCGTATGGACGCAGCAAATGCAGCTCAACGAATACGATCaaattttacatgtttttattaAGAACAAATATTGATTGTTTTTCGATATATATGTACTTCTTTCAGCACCTTTCAAAATTGTTTGTATATATGCTGCTTAGTCATTGCAACATTACAAATCCGTTTTACCCATTATTAAGAATTCTTGTTTAATGAGGTTTTAAATTTACGAATATTATAAACACTGCGTCTggtcaaaaattgcgttttACCAGAACAGGCCAGCTgttatatattaaaatattccTGTCTGGCTAATATCCGAAATCAGTCAGGCAAAGGCTTTGTATACAATTAATGTTTCAAGTTCCATGTTTATAATAACCTGCGGAAAGCAAATATTAACTACAACAAGTAATATTTACTACAAAACGAAACAAAGGCCAAATCAAAACatttaaagcaaaacaaacaaagaaaggtCAAGAAAAACATTACTAGCTAATATCAGATACATATATTGCATATTCTTATGAAAGTTTTATGaacttgaaaaattataaaaattatttgcattttttttgtttatttatttttaatttaaaaaatgttctttctctTTCAGATTTTCTTCTTAGATATTTCACagagaaaataacaaaacacagcGAAAACTGAACGATAATAAATTCATATCCCTGGACTACCCCTTTCCTAAGGAGAGCTGCTAGAGCTCCAGCCGCCAGATATAATAAAACCTTGAGTGATTTACAATACTCCAGCTATTTTAAGGGCATAAATTTAAATTAGTTGCATTCAGGAGCATAGTAACACAAATCCAATCAACCCAACATGGGAGCGACTAAGCCTAGAGTCAATAGGACTCTGATATCATTGAAAGTTGTAACTTTCTTTGTTTTAAGTGGTAAGTATGAAAAAGAAaccaattttttacttttaaaagTTTATTGAGAACAAAAATTGAGGACAATCCCCTGAATTGGCTTCTTTCGTGTGATGTTCCCTGCCTAACATATGTAAATAagcaaataagcaaaattgccgcatttggagtgaagagcaaccagaagccgttcaagaactgccaatgcatcccgaaaaatgcactgtttggtgtggtttgtacgctggtggaatcattggaccgtattttttcaaagatgctgttggacgcaacgttacggtgaatgaacacatttcgaaccgaacactgattttggtaataaaattcaatgatttgcaagcgttgctcgttagtaagtctattcatgatgaaatgtcaaagcatactgagcatctttctctttgacaccatgtctgaaatcccacgtgatctgtcaaatactaatgcatgaaaatcctaacctcaaaaaaatcaccctttacatacggGCCAAATGTGGTTCGAGTGGGCACTGACTTGACTGCCAAATATGTACCACATCGATGTGTTGCCTGCTCCAGCTATAATACTTAGATACCGATTGTCGAAAGTGACTGTATCAGCCTCCGGAGGCTAAAATTCTTAtgcgatgtggctgaaattttgcatgtgactTTCCATTACGCCTCGTACAATTGATTGTgcagttttaaaaatttattgagaACAAAAATTGATTCTAGATGAAAGAATTTATGCCAGGTTAGGTTGAAGGAAAATTATACCCGACATTGAAGCcttaagattggtttatatgatagttcaaaaaaagaaaaactgtcaattaaacctatttcaaagctAAAGTATGTATTGTGAACAACGATATAGATGTCTAATTATTTACAGGGACCACAGTGTGGCCCATTGCGATTCCTCCAGGATTCACAAAATAAGACTACGGAAAGCAATTAgatgacatacaattttttgagtGTTTTTACAGTTTTCCTCATTGaagatgtaaaattttatttgtttaccttcattatacccaccaccataggatgggggtatactaacctagtcattctgtttgtagcacctcgaaatattggtctaagaccccataaaatatacgtATTTTCtgaatcgtcttgacattctgattcgatctagctatgtccgtccgtccgtctgtaaaaAATCAgggtagcggtcgaacgcataaagctaatcgcttgaaattttccatagatactaactattaatgtaggtcgttggggattgcaaatggttcatatcggctcagatttggatatagcttccatataaaccgatctcccgatttgacttcttgggcccctgcaagccacaattttggtcctatttgactgaatttttgcagaaagtgttcagttatgacttctagcAACTGTGGTAAatacggtcaagaacctgatatagctcgatataaattgatctcccgatttgatttcttgagcccttagaagccgaaatttttgtccgatttgacagcaattttgcacatagtgtcctgttatgactttcaacaaccgtattcagtaaagtccaaatcggtctataacctgatatagctcccatataaaccgatcttgcggtttgacttcttgagtccttagaagtcgcaattgttgtccgatttaactgaaattttgaacgcggTGTTCTGCggtgtccaacaactgtgtcaatttggtccaaatcggtcaataacctgatatagctcccatataaaccggtctctcgattgtccttgttcggttcctagaagctttcatttttgctggtttgacagaagtttggtgtgtagaataaaatcatgcccttcaactaaatttggtttgtataaatttttagcagaatccatggtgttgggttcctaagattccgcccggccaaacttagcacgcttttacttgtttttggtttatgtgtttcattatttgtgcattttcaatcggcacattttgacattccgatcttccgatttaacttcttgagtccttacaagccgcaatttttgtccgatttatctgaaattttgcacgcgccGTTCTGCGGtgtcccacaactgtgccaagtacggtccaaatcggtcaataacctgatatagctcccatataatccggtctctcgtttatccttgttcggttcctagaagctttcatttttgctggtttgacagaagcttggtatgtagaataaaatcatgcccttcaactaaatttggtttgtataaatttttagcagaatccatggtgttggtttcctaagattccgcccggccaaacttagcacgcttttacatgtttttggtTCATGTGTTTCATTATTTGACATTCCTAATTTTCGTGGAGCCTTTCTACTTTCcacttctattagtgaatccttgGACTCCTCAATAGCTTGTCTCTCTGGTTAGTTTCCCCGGAGCCTTCAATAATATCGGCACATATCATCAATGTACCATCCAACCTCTTCCGTGCgtcaatatacgcaacagcagcaccccagccccaatattgccgtgAAGTGTATCTTTCTAGCAATTGTATTGTAATGGCCTGCGAGGTAAGATCGAGGAAATAgaggattttatgagtcggcaATCAAGCGGgtgtagacaacattcatgcagacatggtgAACAGCTTTTGGGTAAATGTGGTCCTTCGAGAACGACcatctcccattgcacctgaagaaattgacctcgccaggcaaaccagaatagttctggctcaaCTCAACAAATACAACCGCCTccattcctacagagcaagtattgatgccaacgtgcaggatgcatgtcccgattgtgaccagatACTACACGACACATGtcgcctgtttaactgcccggccagacccactcgactcagacacagatcccaacttagtcgcagagttcctggatctggatactcaacagaaccaagcagatgaaagatagaacacaacacactgctacaacctCAACATCATTTGATGATGGAATTCAAGATTTTAATCTGCCTATATTCAGTACACTTAATACCTCGAATGCCCCAAAGAAACCAGTTCCCTGTATCTTATTCCTACTATGACTTAAGACCGGACATAGATGCAAGCCATCTGTGTACTTTGACCCGATTGTCCTGTTATTATCCATTCCACCGTAAGATggcggtatattaatttcgtcattccgattgtaactcttcgaaatattcgtctaagaccctataaagtatatatattgttgatcgtcatgacatttgaagtagatctagccatgcccgtcctcccgtctgtcgaaagcacgcaaactttcgaaggagtaaagctaggcgcttgaaactttgcacaaatacttgttattagtgtaggtcggctggtattgtaaatgggtcatattggtccataacctgatatagttgccatataaaccgatcttggatcttgatttggctgaaactttgaatggcgtgttttgtcatgacttccaacgactgggctatgtatggtttaagtTAGTCCATAAtctaatacagctgccatataaaccgatattggatcttgacttcttgagccactagagggcgcaattcttattcgataaggctgaaattttgcacgatttggtgacttcaacaactgtgttaaatacggtctgaatcgatagtatcatacaaactgatctaggatctgaacttcttgagcctctatagggcacaattactatccgatttggctaaaattttgtacaacggcttctttcatgaccctTACTTACGTGTCAAattggtttgaatcgatctatagcctcatacagttcccatgtaaacccatccgcctatttcacttcttgagcacctaaagggcgtaattcttattcgaactggctgaaatattacacaatgacttattctatggtctccaacagtcagttcaattatggtccgaatcgaaccgtAACttaatatatctccaatagaatggcaatttttttcttttatcctttgtttacctaaaaatagataccaggtaaagaactcgacatatgcggtccatgggggagggtatataagattaggctcgaccgaacttagcacgcttttacttgtaattcCTATAACCGCTCCTAGGGTTATCTTTTCCATCGATAGTAATGTGTCTATGTTACGAGTCGAGTGTTTACCCCGCAGATGTTTCGAGTGCTCACAACCTTCTGTTAAATGAATTCTAGTTAATAGTCACATGGTGACCAGGGATCCTAGTTGCCCATATGGTCCGGAGATCGATGCTGCGCCTATGCCTATGCGAGCCATCTGTGTACTTTAACTATTTTGTCCTGTTATAATTTCGCTGAAAggctgggtttgaatcctggttgagaaaaaaattatcagcggtgattttcccctcttaatgctggcgacatttatgaggtactgtaccatttggaatgacagccaagtaaaaactttttcccaaggaggtttcgcactgcggcacgccgttcggactcggctataaaaaggaggtcccttatccttGAACCCCCTTTTATaaccggacagcactcatggatatgtgagaagtttgccgctgttccttaatggaatgctcaagCGCAAAAAAATTGCAGAAGCGTATATAGCAACAACACGTACATAGTCGTCGGCCACCAGATATGGCAACTTAGGTCAGAATTGGTCACATCACAAGGAATTTCAATTAACTATCGTAGCGAGACGGtagcaagtggtgtcgctctgcgacacGTCGTtcgggaaatttagtattaaaATCGTAGCGAGACTTCACAATTCATGGTTTTGATGGCTTTGTTCTTGAATCCACGAGATTTTTGAACTAACATCTAGTAATGAATAGTTTTGAATCTAATTTCCAAAGGTACCTATCATGCCTATATCAACAAGTCTTACCTTAGTAACTACCATAAAAAAGTGATATTCTGATCCTACTATTTTATACTTAAAAATCGAATCTCTTATTTTCAGGTCTCACCGCCCTGCATATCGTCAATAGCCAGAAACCCATCGATTTGGGCCTGTACTTTTCGGAATATCGTGAAATTACCATTATTGCCGCATTCGTTTCAATATTGGGTCCATTGATTGTGGGCCCCATTGCGGATCGTGTGGCTGCCAAGAATCCCAATAGCTTTGGCAAAACTTTGCGAATTCTCACCGCCATCTGTCTGATTATAACCAGTGTGATATATGCCTGTTTGGTGGCGGTACCTGAAGTATCACGCAAAGAGGATCATCTGCCTATGGTCAGTTTTGCCTGTGACTCAAATGGCGCCATTATGTTTCAAGAAAGTTGCTCCACCGAATCCAGCTGCCGTCATTGGGATAAAAAGGTGGGCAGTCTTGATTTGACCAATTGCACTTATACCTGTCAAAACCCCAACCAATATGAGAATATGTACACGCCCTGGTTGGAAAGTATACCCACACCTTCGCCATCCACTGAACACAGTTCGGAGTTTGATTATGAAGATGAGGCCATATCGTCGGTAACTGAAAGTTTACGTGCAAGACGCAATGCAGAATTTGGTGGTGGCGAAGTGATGAGCGGTGAAGTGGCGGCGAGACAAACTAGGGCAGCGAAATCAGCGCCCAGTAAGATTTATGTGGAACCCCCACATATCTGTATGACCGGTATGGATGAACATGGAAACACTATTATCAAAAACTGCCATGTATACACCGATGATACGCCCAGTATTAATGTGCACACTGTGATGAGAGCTGCCACAAATGTGGAAAATGATACCCATGCTGCTGAATGGTGTCACTATCCTTTGGGTAAGTTTTGAGTTTTCCCGAAGAGTTTTATTGAGAACGAAAATTGATTCTGTTTTTCTTTACAGAGGGTTTCCAATGTCATATACCATTGCAGCAGGTCAACTACATGGTGGAATTGAAAAATGGCACCGAATGCACCCCCATGATTGAATGCCAACTCAAGAATCCCTATCATGCCAAAGGCAGCCTTATGACCCACACAGAGTGTGTAGCCACAGAGGGAGATGTGGGTGTCACCTATGGAGCCTATATTGCCATTCGCATATTGGGAGACATTTTCGCATTGGCCTCATTTACCCTATTGAATACAGCCATAGTGATTGCAGTGCGCGAAACCTCTGAGGGTAGAGGAGAAGTTTGCCGCCAATATGCCTGGGGTGCTTTGGGCTATGTGGTGCTCTTCAGTCCCTTGAAACTGATCTTTGCCGAGGCTGGAGGAGTGGACGTTGTGCTCATAGTCTTGATTATTTGCTTCCTGATTGGCTCCATTGTTTTGCTGTTTGCCGCCCAAATGCCTTTGAGCCCGCCCGAATGGTGGTGGCACACCAAGACAGGCATGCTGGTCTACCCCATGTCTGCCATACGCAAATATAGTCCTGAAATCTTTGTACTCACCTTGGTGGCCATTCTGTTTGGTACCTTCTGGGGCAGCATTCACTCGTATCTGTTGTGGTCCTTCATTGGCGACTATGCGGTATACTTTGCCAGCTTGTTGCTGGTTTTGGTGCTCTTCCTGAATGTGGACAAATTCATTGAGTATTGTGGTCACTCCAACATCTTCATTGCCGGCTTTGCCATGTACATCATACGCTTTACCGCCTTCGCCAGTGTGGACACCAAATGGCTGACAAATATTATGGAGATTTTCGAACCAGTCATCATAGGGGTCATCTGGATCACCATTATTTTGTATATGCGCCATGCCATGCCGCGCAAACTCACTGCCACGGGGCAGGCCATTGCTGTTTTGTCCTTCTTCGGTTTGGGCAAAGGCATTGGAGCCATCATCAGTTTGGTACATGAGGACGAGACGGGTTTCTTCAGCGAGGATGATTGCATCAAGTTCGAGTGGTTGGCCGTGGTGGCCTGCATTGTGGCCTTAACCTATTTTGTTATCTACAACTTGATATTGGCTCCCCGCTGTGCTGCCAAGCCAGTGCATTTGGACGATCTGATGTCGGGCTCAGCTTCACAGACCTTTGCCAATGGGGCCGGAGGCAATGGCAGCACTGGCGGCACCTTGGGCGGTCATGGCACTGGAACCGGCAACGGCAGCAATTATTCGCCTCTGCGTGTGTACCACAACGAGCGCGGAAAGAAGGGTCAATTTAGGTATTAAACACCCAACTCACCCAAAGTGATGTCTTTAGTTAAAGccccactcacacacacacacacataaatacAAACTCAAACagacaccaccaccaccgccaacacattattaactgattttatttgtccaaaaaaaaaagagaaaaacgaagaagaaaacaatttgaAGCGAACCCTACGATGTCGACTAAATCAAAATGTTTTGTGAATTGATAACAGCTTTACTTTTGAATGCTATGCACTGCGCAATGTTAGACCCCCCCTCACTCATGAAATGGTCCTACGACTTGTGGCAATTCGATAACGAATTGTTAGGCTAGAATGTGTTTTATAATTTCTTGTGGTACCTTCTTTTTTTCataaactaaacaaaaacataatttatattttgtaatgttatttttttataacaaaacaagtgtttttaagtattttttttacaataatttgttttttttattttaaataccgAAATGAAaccaattttataaataaacaatttatttttgccCTCCGCCTGACCTATGAAAATAACtcaagaaaaagtgcaacaattaaaaaagaaaaacacgaaAAACTATAACAAACTACTATTTGTGTTCAAATAGTCTGCCATGTTTTAAGTTTCCCTTTTTTActgtacattttttttgtttcccttATCAAACTAATatattatagaatttttttaaataagccctatattttaagtaaaaacgtacagagaaaatttttttaaaaaacaaaatccaaatgaAGCAGCAACAACTCTTTGAGAATAATAtagatattttttatatatgtataaattattattctatatataaatataaatattggcattgaaatttgaaaaataaatatacaatataatcgcctcaatcaatcaatcaatcaactCTGCTATATGTGTATTTTTCgaactcaaataaaatataaactctaaaacttcaacaaaaatgtggaaaaaaaaAGCAGAAATGTAATAATTGTTAAGCTCATttcagaaaaacaaaacaaaaaaaaaccagaaagaacaaattttaaaaataaaacttaaagtgaaaacaaaaccTCAAAACTGTAAGGTCTATCATTTTACAGTGAATGCCAGAAATTTAGAGTTGCCAAGCACAAAGTAGGAAAAGTTCTCCCAACAATTTCTTTGAATATGCAAAGAATAAAAGTTTCTAATTAGTTGATATAAGTGATGGCATTCGCTCATATTTCTGAAGAATCAGGATAGTTCTGAAAAGAATTGaagattaatttttttgtccTGGACATGGACATCTCTTGCTTATTTACAAGGAGTAGGGATTGTGTCTGacatgaaaaaacaagtaaaaagactaagttaagtttggccgggccgaactttggatacccaccatctcaggtatatatgtaaaccacctttcatcaaaatccggtgaaaattgcataccgatttagaccaaatactaataagtacagtagttaTAGCTAAACataaaccgaactgaaccatatacgacacggatgtcaaaaaagcctaacatgtcaaaaaatctggaccgatttgggccaagttgcagaaaaatgtcaaagagcctaacacaaagcactgtcccaaatttcacaaaaatcggatactaaatgtggcttttttgggcttaagacccttaatcggaggatcggtctaaatggcagctatatccaaatgtcgaagggcttaacacaactcactgtccccaatttcggcgaaatctgacaataaatgcgtcttttatagggctaagaccctaaatcgagcgatcggtctgtacggcagctatatccaaatctagaccgatctgattcaaattaaagaaggatgtcgaagaacctaacacaactcactgacccaaatgtCAGCTAactctgacaataaatgcgccttttatggacctaagaccttaaatcgagatataggtctatatagcagatatagccaaatctggaacgatttgggtcaagttgcagaaaaatgtcaaagagcctaacacaaagcactgtcccaaatttcaccaaaattggatactaaatgtggcttttttgggcctaagaccctaaattggaagatcggtctatatggcaactatatccaaatctcgaccgatctgggccaaattgaagaaggatgtcgaagggcctaacacaactcactgtcccaaatttcggcgaaatcggacaataaatgcgccttttatgggtgaaagacctcaaatagaaagatcggtctatatggcagctatatccaaatctggaccgatctaggccaaattgcagaaagttttccaagagcctaacacaactcactttcctaaattttggcgaattcgggcaataaatgcgccttttatgggcctaagaccctaaatcggcggatcagtctatatggcagctatatctaaatctggacagatctggttcaaattaaagaaggatgtcgaaggatctaacacaactcactgacccaaatttcagcaaaatcgtatattcAATGtgactttcatgggcctaagaccctaaatcggaggatcggtctatatggaagctatatccaaatctgtaccgatctaaaccaaattgaggaagaatgtcgaatgacctaacacaactcactgtcccaatgttcagcaaaatctgacaataaatgcgagttttatgggcctaagaccctaaatcggcggatcagtctatatggcagctatatccaaacctggacctatgtgagccaaattgaaaaagtatgtcgaagggcctaacacaactcactgtcccaaatttcggcgaaatcggacaataaatgcgacttttatgggtggaagaccttaaatggaaagatcgggctatatggcagctatatccaaatgtggaccgatctaggccaatttgcagaaagttttccaagagcttaatacaactcactttcccaaatttcggcgaatacggcaataaatgcgccttttatggaaacaagactttaaatcgtgagatcggtctatatggcagctatatccaaatctggaccgatctggttcaaattaaagaaggatgtcgaaggatctaacacaactcactgacccaaatttcagcaaaatcgtatattcagtgtggcttttatgggcctaagaccctaaatcggaggatcggtctatatggaagctatatccaaatctgtaccgatctgagccaaattgaggaagaatgtcgaagggcctaacacaactcactgtcccaaagttcagcaaaatctgacaataaatgcgccttttatgggcctaagaccctaaatcggcggatcagtctatatggcagctatatccaaatctgaaccgatctgggccaaattgaaaagaaggatgtcgaagggcctaacacaactcactgtcccaaagttcagcaaaatctgacaataaatgcgccttttatgggcctaagaccctaaatcggcggatcagtctatatggcagctatatccaaatctggaccgatctggttcaaattaaagaaagatgccgaaggacctaacacaactcactgacccaaatttcagcaaaatcgtatattcAATGTGGcctctatgggcctaagaccctaaatcagcggatcagtctatatggcagctggacctatctgagccaaattgaaaaagggcctagcacaactctttatcccaaattttggtaaaatctgacaataaatgcgccttttaagaccctaaatcgagagatcggtctatatggcacctatatccaaatctggaccgatctggttcaaattaaggaagaatgtcgaagggcctaacacaactcactgacccaaatttcagcaaaatcgtataataaatgtggcttttatgggcctaagaccctaaatactcggatcagtctatatgggggctttattaagatatagtccatcttcgaacttaacctgcttatggacaaaaaagtatctgtgcaaagtttcagctcaattttaaagactctagcgtgatttcaacagacaggcggacagacggacggacattgctagatcgtcttagatttttatgctgatcaagaatatatatactttataggctcggaaatggatatttcaatgtgttgcaaacagaatgacaaaatgaatatacccccatccttcggtggtgggtataacaagtaaaagtgtgctaagttcggccaggccgaatcttgagaacccaccaccatggattctgctagaaatgtatacaaactaaatttaaatgaattataaaattttactagccgaaccgggtccgCACCGCTGCGTCTTCTTCAACTctgtaatatctttttagggtggggacacttcgccctgaatacgaattcgtgccattgtagcctatgacgctgaacgagttcgaatcctggcgagaacatcggacaaagcggtgtttcacccctcttaatgtt from the Stomoxys calcitrans chromosome 1, idStoCalc2.1, whole genome shotgun sequence genome contains:
- the LOC106091485 gene encoding uncharacterized protein LOC106091485 → MGATKPRVNRTLISLKVVTFFVLSGLTALHIVNSQKPIDLGLYFSEYREITIIAAFVSILGPLIVGPIADRVAAKNPNSFGKTLRILTAICLIITSVIYACLVAVPEVSRKEDHLPMVSFACDSNGAIMFQESCSTESSCRHWDKKVGSLDLTNCTYTCQNPNQYENMYTPWLESIPTPSPSTEHSSEFDYEDEAISSVTESLRARRNAEFGGGEVMSGEVAARQTRAAKSAPSKIYVEPPHICMTGMDEHGNTIIKNCHVYTDDTPSINVHTVMRAATNVENDTHAAEWCHYPLEGFQCHIPLQQVNYMVELKNGTECTPMIECQLKNPYHAKGSLMTHTECVATEGDVGVTYGAYIAIRILGDIFALASFTLLNTAIVIAVRETSEGRGEVCRQYAWGALGYVVLFSPLKLIFAEAGGVDVVLIVLIICFLIGSIVLLFAAQMPLSPPEWWWHTKTGMLVYPMSAIRKYSPEIFVLTLVAILFGTFWGSIHSYLLWSFIGDYAVYFASLLLVLVLFLNVDKFIEYCGHSNIFIAGFAMYIIRFTAFASVDTKWLTNIMEIFEPVIIGVIWITIILYMRHAMPRKLTATGQAIAVLSFFGLGKGIGAIISLVHEDETGFFSEDDCIKFEWLAVVACIVALTYFVIYNLILAPRCAAKPVHLDDLMSGSASQTFANGAGGNGSTGGTLGGHGTGTGNGSNYSPLRVYHNERGKKGQFRY